The proteins below come from a single Mus musculus strain C57BL/6J chromosome 5, GRCm38.p6 C57BL/6J genomic window:
- the Oas1g gene encoding 2'-5' oligoadenylate synthetase 1G has translation MEHGLRSIPAWTLDKFIEDYLLPDTTFGADVKSAVNVVCDFLKERCFQGAAHPVRVSKVVKGGSSGKGTTLKGRSDADLVVFLNNLTSFEDQLNRRGEFIKEIKKQLYEVQHERRFRVKFEVQSSWWPNARSLSFKLSAPHLHQEVEFDVLPAFDVLGHGSINKKPNPLIYTILIWECTSLGKDGEFSTCFTELQRNFLKQRPTKLKSLIRLVKHWYQLCKEKLGKPLPPQYALELLTVYAWEQGNGCNEFNTAQGFRTVLELVINYQHLRIYWTKYYDFQHKEVSKYLHRQLRKARPVILDPADPTGNVAGGNPEGWRRLAEEADVWLWYPCFMKNDGSRVSSWDVPTVVPVPFEQVEENWTCILL, from the exons ATGGAGCACGGACTCAGGAGCATCCCAGCCTGGACGCTGGACAAGTTCATAGAGGATTACCTCCTTCCCGACACCACCTTTGGTGCTGATGTCAAATCAGCCGTCAATGTCGTGTGTGATTTCCTGAAGGAGAGATGCTTCCAAGGTGCTGCCCACCCAGTGAGGGTCTCCAAGGTGGTGAAG GGTGGCTCCTCAGGCAAAGGCACCACACTCAAGGGCAGGTCAGACGCTGACCTGGTGGTGTTCCTTAACAATCTCACCAGCTTTGAGGATCAGTTAAACCGACGGGGAGAGTTCATCAAGGAAATTAAGAAACAGCTGTACGAGGTTCAGCATGAGAGACGTTTTAGAGTCAAGTTTGAGGTCCAGAGTTCATGGTGGCCCAACGCCCGGTCTCTGAGCTTCAAGCTGAGCGCCCCCCATCTGCATCAGGAGGTGGAGTTTGATGTGCTTCCAGCCTTTGATGTCCTGG GTCATGGTAGTATCAATAAGAAGCCTAATCCCTTAATCTACACCATCCTCATCTGGGAATGTACCTCCCTGGGGAAGGATGGCGAGTTCTCTACCTGCTTCACGGAGCTCCAGCGGAACTTCCTGAAGCAGCGCCCAACCAAGCTGAAGAGTCTCATCCGCCTGGTCAAACACTGGTACCAACTG TGTAAGGAGAAGCTGGGGAAGCCACTGCCCCCACAGTATGCCCTGGAGCTACTCACTGTCTATGCCTGGGAACAGGGGAATGGATGTAATGAGTTCAACACAGCCCAGGGCTTCCGGACCGTCTTGGAACTGGTCATCAATTATCAGCATCTTCGAATCTACTGGACAAAGTATTATGACTTTCAACACAAGGAGGTCTCCAAATACCTGCACAGACAGCTCAGAAAAGCCAG GCCTGTGATCCTGGACCCAGCTGACCCGACAGGGAATGTGGCTGGTGGGAACCCAGAGGGCTGGAGGCGGTTGGCTGAAGAGGCTGATGTGTGGCTGTGGTACCCATGTTTTATGAAAAATGATGGTTCCCGAGTGAGCTCCTGGGATGTGCCG ACGGTGGTTCCTGTACCTTTTGAGCAG GTGGAGGAGAACTGGACATGTATCCTGCTGTGA
- the Oas1a gene encoding 2'-5'-oligoadenylate synthase 1A isoform X1 has translation METENLLPISARLGDPGSSRLSMEHGLRSIPAWTLDKFIEDYLLPDTTFGADVKSAVNVVCDFLKERCFQGAAHPVRVSKVVKGGSSGKGTTLKGKSDADLVVFLNNLTSFEDQLNRRGEFIKEIKKQLYEVQHERRFRVKFEVQSSWWPNARSLSFKLSAPHLHQEVEFDVLPAFDVLGHVNTSSKPDPRIYAILIEECTSLGKDGEFSTCFTELQRNFLKQRPTKLKSLIRLVKHWYQLCKEKLGKPLPPQYALELLTVFAWEQGNGCYEFNTAQGFRTVLELVINYQHLRIYWTKYYDFQHQEVSKYLHRQLRKARPVILDPADPTGNVAGGNPEGWRRLAEEADVWLWYPCFIKKDGSRVSSWDVPECRLLTRLCYFSLQTVVPVPFEQVEENWTCILL, from the exons ATGGAAACTGAAAATCTACTTCCCATTTCAGCTAGGCTGGGAGACCCAGGAAGCTCCAGACTTAGCATGGAGCACGGACTCAGGAGCATCCCAGCCTGGACGCTGGACAAGTTCATAGAGGATTACCTCCTTCCCGACACCACCTTTGGTGCTGATGTCAAATCAGCCGTCAATGTCGTGTGTGATTTCCTGAAGGAGAGATGCTTCCAAGGTGCTGCCCACCCAGTGAGGGTCTCCAAGGTGGTGAAG GGTGGCTCCTCAGGCAAAGGCACCACACTCAAGGGCAAGTCAGACGCTGACCTGGTGGTGTTCCTTAACAATCTCACCAGCTTTGAGGATCAGTTAAACCGACGGGGAGAGTTCATCAAGGAAATTAAGAAACAGCTGTACGAGGTTCAGCATGAGAGACGTTTTAGAGTCAAGTTTGAGGTCCAGAGTTCATGGTGGCCCAACGCCCGGTCTCTGAGCTTCAAGCTGAGCGCCCCCCATCTGCATCAGGAGGTGGAGTTTGATGTGCTGCCAGCCTTTGATGTCCTGG GTCATGTTAATACTTCCAGCAAGCCTGATCCCAGAATCTATGCCATCCTCATCGAGGAATGTACCTCCCTGGGGAAGGATGGCGAGTTCTCTACCTGCTTCACGGAGCTCCAGCGGAACTTCCTGAAGCAGCGCCCAACCAAGCTGAAGAGTCTCATCCGCCTGGTCAAGCACTGGTACCAACTG TGTAAGGAGAAGCTGGGGAAGCCATTGCCTCCACAGTACGCCCTAGAGTTGCTCACTGTCTTTGCCTGGGAACAAGGGAATGGATGTTATGAGTTCAACACAGCCCAGGGCTTCCGGACCGTCTTGGAACTGGTCATCAATTATCAGCATCTTCGAATCTACTGGACAAAGTATTATGACTTTCAACACCAGGAGGTCTCCAAATACCTGCACAGACAGCTCAGAAAAGCCAG GCCTGTGATCCTGGACCCAGCTGACCCAACAGGGAATGTGGCCGGTGGGAACCCAGAGGGCTGGAGGCGGTTGGCTGAAGAGGCTGATGTGTGGCTATGGTACCCATGTTTTATTAAAAAGGATGGTTCCCGAGTGAGCTCCTGGGATGTGCCG GAATGCAGGCTCCTGACACGATTGTGTTATTTTTCATTGCAGACGGTGGTTCCTGTACCTTTTGAGCAG GTAGAAGAGAACTGGACATGTATCCTGCTGTGA
- the Oas1a gene encoding 2'-5'-oligoadenylate synthase 1A has protein sequence MEHGLRSIPAWTLDKFIEDYLLPDTTFGADVKSAVNVVCDFLKERCFQGAAHPVRVSKVVKGGSSGKGTTLKGKSDADLVVFLNNLTSFEDQLNRRGEFIKEIKKQLYEVQHERRFRVKFEVQSSWWPNARSLSFKLSAPHLHQEVEFDVLPAFDVLGHVNTSSKPDPRIYAILIEECTSLGKDGEFSTCFTELQRNFLKQRPTKLKSLIRLVKHWYQLCKEKLGKPLPPQYALELLTVFAWEQGNGCYEFNTAQGFRTVLELVINYQHLRIYWTKYYDFQHQEVSKYLHRQLRKARPVILDPADPTGNVAGGNPEGWRRLAEEADVWLWYPCFIKKDGSRVSSWDVPTVVPVPFEQVEENWTCILL, from the exons ATGGAGCACGGACTCAGGAGCATCCCAGCCTGGACGCTGGACAAGTTCATAGAGGATTACCTCCTTCCCGACACCACCTTTGGTGCTGATGTCAAATCAGCCGTCAATGTCGTGTGTGATTTCCTGAAGGAGAGATGCTTCCAAGGTGCTGCCCACCCAGTGAGGGTCTCCAAGGTGGTGAAG GGTGGCTCCTCAGGCAAAGGCACCACACTCAAGGGCAAGTCAGACGCTGACCTGGTGGTGTTCCTTAACAATCTCACCAGCTTTGAGGATCAGTTAAACCGACGGGGAGAGTTCATCAAGGAAATTAAGAAACAGCTGTACGAGGTTCAGCATGAGAGACGTTTTAGAGTCAAGTTTGAGGTCCAGAGTTCATGGTGGCCCAACGCCCGGTCTCTGAGCTTCAAGCTGAGCGCCCCCCATCTGCATCAGGAGGTGGAGTTTGATGTGCTGCCAGCCTTTGATGTCCTGG GTCATGTTAATACTTCCAGCAAGCCTGATCCCAGAATCTATGCCATCCTCATCGAGGAATGTACCTCCCTGGGGAAGGATGGCGAGTTCTCTACCTGCTTCACGGAGCTCCAGCGGAACTTCCTGAAGCAGCGCCCAACCAAGCTGAAGAGTCTCATCCGCCTGGTCAAGCACTGGTACCAACTG TGTAAGGAGAAGCTGGGGAAGCCATTGCCTCCACAGTACGCCCTAGAGTTGCTCACTGTCTTTGCCTGGGAACAAGGGAATGGATGTTATGAGTTCAACACAGCCCAGGGCTTCCGGACCGTCTTGGAACTGGTCATCAATTATCAGCATCTTCGAATCTACTGGACAAAGTATTATGACTTTCAACACCAGGAGGTCTCCAAATACCTGCACAGACAGCTCAGAAAAGCCAG GCCTGTGATCCTGGACCCAGCTGACCCAACAGGGAATGTGGCCGGTGGGAACCCAGAGGGCTGGAGGCGGTTGGCTGAAGAGGCTGATGTGTGGCTATGGTACCCATGTTTTATTAAAAAGGATGGTTCCCGAGTGAGCTCCTGGGATGTGCCG ACGGTGGTTCCTGTACCTTTTGAGCAG GTAGAAGAGAACTGGACATGTATCCTGCTGTGA